Within the Plasmodium coatneyi strain Hackeri chromosome 6, complete sequence genome, the region ACCACAAGGGGGAGGAGCAGCCGGATGACACCATTCTGCTGAACACGGTGAATTACCTCCACGGCGGGGATAAGAACCCGTGTTATGAATACGCACCAGTAGGAGGTAACTACAAGGGAGAACCATTCATTTTACAGTCTCACGTTTCAGAAATGGCAAGCACAGACGGAGCTTCAAAGAACACGTTCGACTTCCCACTTGTTGAAGGCATCCACATGAACGATACGAACCTgttgaaaaggaaacaaGAAAGCGTGAAGATGCGTTTGAAGGGGGACCTACATGAGGAGGGTCACGGTGATGATTCCCTACGTATTAGAACAAGTGGATTTCCAAACGAACGACTCAATCGTCTCTGCATTGGAAACCAATTGGACAGTCGTCTCGACGGGGGGGAAGTATCCACAGGAGAGAAGACATTTTGCAGAATCAAAACAGatagaggaagaaacgaGTACCCCCGTGGAGAGAACAAACGTCTTAACCAGAGGGGGGAGGATAAGCTGGGTCTGCAGATATGCGATCTGTTGGGATGCACCCCAAGGATTTCTGCTCTTTACGGGGGAGATGAGGAAACAGGAGGGGAAGACCCGAAAGGAGAGAACCCACAAAGGATGGTGGACCATTTTCCCTTCATCAGAGgaacaaagaaagaagaCAGACTACCCCATGCCGATACGTACCAGTTGAATGAATTCCTAATTGTGGACCCCCCCTATTTTATTGGAAATAAGTTGATAAACCCCACAGAGAAGAACCCACGAAAGCTAATCCGCTGTGAAGACATGCACTGGGGAGAGAGTACTTCAGGGAGGGACACACACAATGCACAGACAAAGAGGATAAATGAGAACCAACTCATAAGGGTAGAAAATATGTTTGAGGAGGATACGGTAGATGTGGTTAGAAGTAGCGAAGGGGTGGCAGCTCCTAAACTGATGCTGGGTGATCATAAAGGGGGGGACACACACAACAGGGGGGAACTGAACCGCTTGACGTCAAACCGGAGTGAGGAACATATAATGACCCCTCCCTTTGCCACAAACCATGTGCTGAAGACACACATATTTAGAGATGGTATGTTGTACGATCCCAATGAAGAAGCAACAGTTGGGAAGAGAAGCACCTTCCCTCCGGTCGTTACTTCGGTGGTGCCAAATCGAGAAGGTTGCCTGGCCAGTCTGGTTAGTAGCAACACAAAGCAGTTCCAATGCAAATCTCCAGACCTTTCCATCGATCAGAAAATCAGTACTACACATATAGGTAGGGACGCATCAGGAGGTAACAGAATGGAAAAGGTCCCCTATAAGGAAAGTGGACGTTGCactgaagaggaagaaagggggatGTTTAAGGacccttttttatacacTACTAGGGGGGAGAATCCATGGGCATTCCAGCAGAAGGAAGACATTTTTACAAACAACAGAACTGAAATGAACAAAAGCCAGTTGACCTACACGCAGAGGTTATTTGCTAGCCCGTACCGTcatgaagaaaaggggacCCTACAAAATGCGACACTCGGAAATGCCCGCACTGGAGATGATGAACGAAAGGAGAGCCATAGTGACGGTACTGTGTCCCCCTCCCCGGGGGATAAACCATGGGGTAACAATCCTCTGACCCTTTCCCTCCCCATTTCGAAGGCAGACAAAGGTTTACACACTACCTGTAACAACATTATCATGGAAAGGGCGATACCAAGGGCAACCTATGCTAGAAGAACTACAAACGTGGGAGAATCAAGAAACGCACTGAAGGATAGCAATGTGAATTTATTGAAATGTTTTAGGATGAATTTTGAGAGGGGGAGATCTTCCACCGTTGGAAGTGCTCGTCTTGGGGTGGGTGACTACACTAGGATGCGTTCAATTGGTAGGGTCTCTAATAGGAGGACTCCCCTTCGGGGTGACTTCGCCTTGAGGCCAACGGATGGGGACGTTACGCAGAAGAGCAACCTGTTCGAGTCCGTCGATGCGTTCTtctacaattttaaaaaaagtgggggTTCCTCCGGGGGGGAATATGACCAGGTGGAGGGACACACTGTCGGGGGGAATGCTCCTGCGTGTAGTAGCGTGAAAACGACGACTACGAACACGAACTGCACGCAGGGTTGGACGACGCTAAAGGGGGAGGACAACCACCATGCGTGTCTGCACGAAAAAGAAGCGAACAAGGAAGATCAACATTCCCCATTGCATTTCCCCAAcgtggaagaggaaaaactgCCGAAGGAGGAGTTCCCCCCCTTGTACGAAAAAGACGGAGCAGacgcagaaaaggaagagaaaaccATTCTAACGATTCAgtggaacataaaaaagattTCTTTACTCTGTTCGAGCGACAACTACTTCGTTGTATCTCCTGAGTACAAAACAGAGACGCTGATCAATGagttttttattctcttaaACATAAACCAGGACGTTCAAATTTTGGTGGAGAATTCCTTTgaccttcttttctcctaCACAGGATTCTGTGACATCCTTTTTTCAGTTACCTGTGGAAAGTACCAGAAGAAGTTTTGCTTCTATGACTTTTCCACGATTCCTTGGTTTGGATTCAACAAATGGGGGATTCTAAAAAACTGCATGGAAAACGACAGCATATCTATCACGGTAGACATTCACGACATTCGAAGGAAGGACTCTCTCAGGGACGTCTTCCTCACCAACGTAATAGCTTCCATGAGGAGTAACAATGGAAGTTTTCACTTCAAGGAGGGAACCCCTACTTCGTCTTCCGCAACAGTGgtagaagagaagaagccgtcttcttcctctatgATCGGCACGCCATCCGCCACAGGTGTTACTagctcctcttccttagatgCAGGGCGTCACAAATGCTTCTTCCCTCATAGTACACCCAAAATGAGCGACTCCTACAATAAATTGGTCAATCCTAATTTTAAGAGGAGACACACAGGAAGCATGCACACGGCTAGTACGCGCCAAAATACAATCCAATGGCAAAACAGACAAACCAGCGTGAATAATTACAACGGAAAAATCACAAATCAGCAAAACCACAAAACCAACAGGGAGACCAACACAACGCCAACGGTAACGCAAACACACGGGAATAAACTCTACAAAGTgacgaagaaaaatgtaaacacagaaaaaacaattgAAGTATGCTCCCCCTTTGAGCGTAATCATGGAGGGAACTCCGTTCAACCACAGGGGTGTCAGGAAGGGACCCTCCCCAAAGGAACCCCTGGAAGTGGTGCCAATGGATGTGCTAATCAACCCATTGCACAGTTGGAATGTCCAccccaaatgaagaaaaaggagaacccCTTCCGAAAGGACCCCCCCCAAGACGCGTCACAAAATAAGGAGCTACCCACTAGAGAGGGTAAATCCGTCCAGGGAGGGGGATAAGATCCCCCCACGATAGAAACGTGCCAACTGGAAGAGCAtctccaaaaaaatgttatcaCATGATTGGTTCTCCCctgttaaaataaaattgctcAATAGGTGACCAATGGAGGTCAGGGCAggagcttcttttttttttttttttttttttttttccaacgcAGAAGTTGTGGTGTGCCCCCCTTCCTGTGGATGATCCCCCGATGGGTGCACACACACCTTACAAATGATTGCGTGGCGGAAGCGCCGTCACTGCACCGTTGCCGTTTTGTGACTTTCCCCTCCCTACCAACGCGTACCTCCCTTTCGACCTGTGCCCCCAAGTGATAACCCCTTTAGGCGTGTTGCAAAAATGCACATCCCTGTATAGGTGTATTTTTAAGGGGGGGGACTCTGTGCCTCTTCTTTGATGCCCCAGGTTGTATTGCTTCCTGCGAAGCGAAGGAAACGAACGGATAGTGGACGCCCACTTTGGCTAAAATAAACTACAACACTGTTGTTActgttgtaaaaaagggaacgtataaaaataatggaaataATGTAAATAATGGAAAGGATAAATTAGAGCATAATGCATGATGCTTAGTATGGCGCGTGCAGAAGGTGGATTCTTCTGAACGAAGGGGAGGGGACACTTCGCCTATTCCCACGTTTGCATCAAACTTCACGTCCTATTTCACGCCCACTTCGAATCTCATCCCGGGTGACCGTCGAAGAGACGCAGGTGCCCCGTGTTCACGTGGATGAGCTCGTTCTTCCCCCGTAAGAGGAGGAGTGAGCCGTCGTGGAGCAGCCCTTGGAGGCACCCATGAATTAACTCATGATCCGTATCGACCAGAACGTTCCTGTCTTTGTATAGAAGCCTTGGCGTTATGTAAtccaggaaggaagagaatcCCTCCTCTCTCAGTTTTACCAATACTGCATGCAAATTGTAGATTAACTTTTCCGTGACATCCTCTACTGATGGGATTAAATACAGGCTGTTGAAATCTCGTTGTAGTTCCTTCTGCACAGAAGTGTAGTTGTTACCTAGGAGGTTATTCCTATCCGTTAGGGTTAAGTTGATCCCTATGCCAATCATCACACAGACGTAACGGTTCAGCAACGAAGGGAAGTCATCTAGGTAGTATAAGTTAACAAGACAAccggctatttttttttcgttcacgAGGACATCATTGATCCATTTGATCTGTGTTACTAAGTGGAAGTGCTCCAACGTTTTGCTCACTGCCACGGTGGAGGTTTGTGCTAGGTACTTGACCTTCTCTATGTCTTCCCTCTTCCACAGAAGAACAAAggttgtaaaaatatttcccctttccgATAGCCATACTCTGTcttgcttcttcttcgtgtCTCTCGTCCCGATCCCATTTGTCTGTTCGTTGCAAGTCACCAcgattatgtttttttcgtCTTGTAAAATCCCATTTTGTAGCAGACGCGCCATGTTCCGTTTGCAGTACAGCTGGGTGGAGTCCAGCACGTCGAAGTGCAGACGCAGAGCACCCAGCTCAGGGTAGGACCTTTCGAAAGAGGCTTCGGGGTCCATCGTCCTTCTGGTGGGGATGCTCCGCTCAcggttgcttttttttctatttaacCGATTCCCCCTCGGTGGAGGTATCTTTCGCTGTAGATTACGAAACCGGTGAACTTCTTCTtatacccttttttttttttttcctttctttgttAAGAATATTATGTTGCGCTTGCATACAGGTGTGGAAAATTTCTCTGTAAGTAACGTGCCTTCCGGAAAATAACCTCCTTGTGGAACTACGCATGCTTGTCCGCCACGACTctacattcttccatttttacgtgCACATGTttgtgtacacttttttgGGCTTCCTCGGTTTCGTTTTCTCTGAATTTTCCTGCACGCTGCTTTGCCTACGTGCATGCATGCCTTGTGGCTTTTTTCCCCGCGCGGAAAACAACGGCGTGCAACCacataggaaaaaaaaaccacttgcgatggaaaattatttattttactacATGTTCGCATCGTTATCTTTCTACGTTGctgttttattatatttttatttttttttgatataaGGTAAGACTAGCCAAAAGTGGACGAACAAGGGACAAACGAGCGTATCTTAAGTTTACACATTTGTGGTTCCCCAAATGGGGGCAAATAGGGAGGGGACATACCCCTTGTCGTTGTATGCCATTCTTCCTGGGGATCATTCGGCGCGTCTTGTTTGGGTTTATCAACTGGGTGACGTGGAAAGGAGTGCTAGCCATTTTGGAGGATgatttttttgccccttttttacctgaccggCAAGGTGATTTTTTAAGTGTTATTTTGAAaagcgctttttttttgcctgaacggcAAGGTAATTTTCCCCCCGTTGGAAATGAACACTTGGCAGAACGGGTGGGGAGTCAAATGGGAAAGACGCAGCCCAGCAACGTCTCTATAAGGAGAGGAACCATATCTACACAGATCGTGGAAACCACCACATGTCTACTTAATCACCTCCCCGCGATTAATCTACTTGTAGATTTCACATTaacgtatttttttatatctgtTATACTGCTTTAATGTCCACACATTGGTACATATaaagtatttatttttatatatgcagttaattaaaaaaaaaaaaaaaaggaggcacgCTACACGTGGGGAAAACACAAGGGAATAAAAGGTGGGTAAAAATTATAAGGCACATTAACcgaaaaaatgtgcagaaCGAGGGATAGCACAACTGTGCGTTTGTTATATTCTCGGTTTCAGCGCGCCTTCGTTGAATCTTCATGGCCGTCCGCTATGCGTGACATTCACGTGGATGCACACGCCGGTGTTGTATGGGTGATATTTCCTGGAAGAGTCGTTGGTTATACATACTTGCTCAAACGGGGAAGACCCTGGGATGGGTACCCCCCCTTAGTTGTTTCTTACCATTCTTCCGCTGCAATTGGGTTTTTCCATTCCTCGTTCGCATTGTcattccattcttccttcttgttcCACTCTTCATATGGAGCCTCCGTGGCGAATTGGTTCTCAGTCAAGTGAGGAGCTGCGGGGGCCGTTTCTTCTATGGCTAAATTTTTCAGTTCAAATTGTTCGGGGTCTCTCCACAAGAACATATCTACCATGACCTTCCATGGCTTCGACCTTGGCAAGGTTCCCTTGAGGTATAAAACTTC harbors:
- a CDS encoding Biotin-[acetyl-CoA-carboxylase] ligase, whose amino-acid sequence is MDPEASFERSYPELGALRLHFDVLDSTQLYCKRNMARLLQNGILQDEKNIIVVTCNEQTNGIGTRDTKKKQDRVWLSERGNIFTTFVLLWKREDIEKVKYLAQTSTVAVSKTLEHFHLVTQIKWINDVLVNEKKIAGCLVNLYYLDDFPSLLNRYVCVMIGIGINLTLTDRNNLLGNNYTSVQKELQRDFNSLYLIPSVEDVTEKLIYNLHAVLVKLREEGFSSFLDYITPRLLYKDRNVLVDTDHELIHGCLQGLLHDGSLLLLRGKNELIHVNTGHLRLFDGHPG